One part of the Solea solea chromosome 1, fSolSol10.1, whole genome shotgun sequence genome encodes these proteins:
- the trim110 gene encoding E3 ubiquitin/ISG15 ligase TRIM25, with translation MASLDEELTCSVCRDSFSQHHPLPCGHSLCPDCVREAWSSQGDGVVRFTCPQCQEENSGVLCDSCPSETQNGQPALAIKTCLKCEVSLCAEHLQPHLERPAFSTHLLVEPLRDLSLRRCPTHTEMFRYYCTDERVYVCGDCLLEGGHAQHKVKALRQVEDDLKVILQTLLRKAEEKLKDGERILKEHENIDSVMADSLENDDTQVERLGSDLQIQGMKLVVALKEITRKERQQVIERVRQDCAKVRDGVSQTLSIQHYLASLLTETDPFLLIWFFQTDETKLLADLNSPVFIPDAVRLDRKNILEDIESKYREFITSTLRCLSELKRELLTSPLTLDTNTAHPLLSITDDLRSVTRVKNRLPRAAHPQRFDHWPQILTVQTFSSGTHYWELEAEGFWDIGVCYRSIGRKGKDSNAFGNNKVSWSLTQQHDRKLAAWHNRRKTRLSYQMTRNRVAVAVDFSSGTITFSEVGLSSNLTHIHTFSTAFTQPVCLGFGLYKAELNSHISIVKV, from the exons ATGGCATCCCTGGATGAAGAGCTGACCTGCTCTGTGTGCCGAGACAGCTTCAGCCAACACCACCCTCTACCCTGCGGTCACAGCCTCTGCCCCGACTGCGTCCGCGAGGCCTGGAGCAGTCAGGGTGATGGTGTAGTTCGCTTTACCTGTCCTCAGTGTCAGGAAGAGAATAGTGGAGTATTGTGTGACTCCTGCCCTTCTGAGACACAGAATGGGCAGCCAGCATTGGCGATCAAGACCTGCCTGAAGTGTGAGGTGTCGCTGTGTGCTGAACACCTCCAGCCACACCTGGAAAGGCCGGCGTTCAGCACCCATCTGTTAGTGGAACCACTCCGGGACCTTTCCTTGCGAAGGTGTccgacacacacagagatgttcCGCTACTACTGTACAGATGAGAGGGTGTATGTGTGCGGCGACTGTCTGCTGGAGGGAGGCCATGCTCAGCACAAAGTGAAAGCTCTGAGACAAGTGGAGGATGACCTGAAG GTCATTCTCCAGACACTGCTcagaaaagcagaggaaaaatTGAAAGATGGAGAGCGAATCCTCAAGGAGCATGAGAATATTGATTCCGTTATGGCT GACTCTCTAGAAAATGACGACACACAGGTGGAGCGACTGGGGTCGGACCTGCAGATTCAGGGGATGAAGCTTGTGGTGGCACTGAAGGAGATCACGAGGAAGGAGAGACAGCAGGTCATTGAACGTGTGCGCCAGGACTGTGCTAAGGTGAGGGACGGCGTGAGCCAGACGCTGAGCATCCAGCACTACCTGGCCTCGCTGCTGACAGAGACTGACCCCTTCCTGCTCATCTGG TTCTTTCAAACAGATGAGACAAA GTTACTCGCTGACCTGAACAGCCCTGTTTTCATCCCTGATGCTGTCAGGCTGGACAGGAAGAACATCCTGGAAGATATCGAGAGCAAGTACCGGGAATTCATCACCTCCACCCTCCGCTGCCTCAGTGAACTCAAGAGGGAGCTCT TAACCAGTCCCTTGACTCTGGATACCAACACTGCCCATCCTCTCCTGAGCATCACTGATGACCTTCGCTCAGTGACACGAGTCAAAAACCGCCTGCCCCGCGCTGCTCATCCCCAACGTTTTGACCACTGGCCTCAGATACTCACTGTCCAGACCTTCTCCTCTGGTACTCACTACTGGGAGCTGGAGGCTGAGGGATTCTGGGATATTGGTGTTTGCTATAGAAGTATTGGACGGAAGGGGAAAGACAGCAACGCTTTTGGGAACAACAAG GTATCATGGAGCTTGACACAGCAGCATGACAGGAAGCTGGCCGCCTGGCACAACCGCAGAAAAACTCGCCTCAGTTACCAAATGACTCGCAACCGAGTTGCTGTAGCAGTGGACTTCAGCTCAGGAACCATCACCTTCTCTGAGGTGGGACTGTCCAGCAATCTGACCCACATTCACACTTTCTCCACCGCCTTTACTCAGCCGGTGTGCTTGGGTTTTGGACTCTACAAGGCTGAGCTCAACAGCCACATCTCTATCGTCAAAGTCTGA
- the cbln12 gene encoding cerebellin 12 has protein sequence MHSRSVHFDLLLLLGVLLLWGPSESRAQNDTEPIILEGKCLVVCDSTPSSEPAGNALGMSVRSGSGRVAFSVSRQTNHEPTDMSNRTMIIYFDNILVNVGTHFDQESSVFLAPRRGVYSFNFHVVKAYNRQTIQVSLMLNGWPMISAFAGDQDVTREAATNAGLVIMEKGDKAYLRLERGNLMGGWKYSTFSGFLVFPL, from the exons ATGCACTCCAGGTCAGTCCACTTtgacctcctgctgctgctgggtgtgCTGCTTTTATGGGGACCTTCAGAGTCCAGGGCCCAGAACGACACAGAGCCAATCATCCTTGAGGGGAAATGTTTAGTCGTATGTGACTCTACTCCTTCGTCCGAGCCGGCCGGGAACGCCCTTGGCATGTCCGTCCGCTCCGGCTCTGGTCGGGTGGCCTTCTCGGTCAGTCGCCAGACCAATCATGAGCCCACGGACATGAGCAACCGCACCATGatcatctattttgataat ATTTTGGTGAATGTCGGCACTCACTTTGACCAAGAGAGCAGTGTCTTCCTGGCACCAAGGCGAGGAGTGTACAGCTTCAACTTCCACGTTGTAAAGGCTTACAACAGACAAACTATACAG gTCAGTCTGATGTTGAATGGCTGGCCGATGATTTCAGCTTTTGCTGGTGACCAGGATGTGACCAGAGAAGCAGCCACCAACGCCGGTCTGGTGATTATGGAGAAGGGGGATAAGGCCTACCTCAGACTGGAGAGAGGTAACCTGATGGGAGGCTGGAAGTACTCCACCTTCTCTGGGTTTCTCGTCTTCCCCTTGTGA